A DNA window from Thiothrix subterranea contains the following coding sequences:
- the pnp gene encoding polyribonucleotide nucleotidyltransferase — protein MAKITKTFQYGNNTVTIETGEIAKQATAAVMITMDDTSVLVTVVGSKETVPGRDFFPMTVDYQEKFYAAGRIPGGFFKREARATEEETLVARLIDRPLRPLFPEGFTHEVQLIATVVSMNPSVSADIPALLGASAVMALSGMPFQGPIGAARVGYRDGGYLLNPSKEDLLTSELDLVIAGTDCAVLMVESEAKELSEDVMLGAVMFGHEQMQVAINAIKELAAEVATPAWNWSAPVANTALADAVEAACSADLVEAFQIADKQARYARIHDVQGALVEKLAAKEGETGFSADEIKGEFKNAEKKVVRGSILDGKPRIDGRALDTVRKITVRVGVLPRTHGSALFTRGETQALVVTTLGTERDAQVIDAITGEYKDNFLFNYNFPPYSVGETGRFGSPKRREIGHGRLAKRGVKAMVPSTDDFPYTIRCVSEITESNGSSSMASVCGSSLAMMDAGVPLKAPVAGIAMGLIKEGERFAVLSDILGDEDHLGDMDFKVAGSADGITALQMDIKITGITKEIMQQALVQAKAGRLYILGEMAKGLEAPRDEVSEYAPRYVTMKINPDKIREVIGKGGETIRGITAATGASVDINDEGFIKIAAIDAKAAYEARSMIEAITAEVELNKVYTGKVVRLMDFGAFVTILPGKDGLLHISQISDERVERVTDFVNEGDVVKVKVIEIDRQGRMRLSMKAVGEGE, from the coding sequence ATGGCAAAAATCACCAAGACTTTCCAATACGGCAATAACACCGTCACTATCGAAACCGGCGAAATCGCCAAACAAGCCACCGCCGCCGTCATGATCACGATGGATGACACCAGCGTGCTGGTCACTGTCGTAGGCAGCAAAGAAACTGTGCCCGGTCGCGATTTCTTCCCAATGACGGTTGATTACCAAGAAAAATTCTATGCTGCTGGGCGTATTCCCGGTGGTTTCTTCAAGCGTGAAGCGCGTGCGACCGAAGAAGAAACGCTGGTGGCACGTTTGATCGACCGCCCATTGCGTCCGCTGTTCCCAGAAGGCTTCACTCACGAAGTGCAATTGATTGCGACTGTAGTTTCCATGAATCCATCGGTTAGCGCTGACATTCCGGCGTTACTGGGTGCATCAGCGGTCATGGCACTTTCCGGTATGCCTTTCCAAGGCCCTATCGGTGCAGCTCGCGTGGGCTACCGTGACGGCGGCTATTTGCTGAACCCATCCAAAGAAGACCTGCTTACTTCTGAGTTGGATTTGGTGATCGCCGGTACGGATTGTGCCGTGCTGATGGTTGAATCTGAAGCGAAAGAACTCAGCGAAGATGTCATGTTGGGCGCGGTCATGTTTGGTCATGAACAAATGCAAGTCGCTATTAATGCCATCAAAGAATTGGCGGCAGAAGTCGCTACTCCTGCATGGAATTGGTCTGCACCGGTAGCCAACACGGCATTGGCAGACGCAGTAGAAGCAGCTTGCTCGGCTGATTTGGTTGAAGCGTTCCAAATTGCGGACAAGCAAGCGCGTTATGCCCGCATCCACGACGTGCAAGGCGCATTGGTTGAGAAACTGGCAGCGAAAGAAGGCGAAACGGGTTTCAGCGCAGACGAAATCAAAGGCGAATTCAAAAACGCTGAAAAGAAAGTCGTGCGCGGCAGCATCCTCGATGGTAAGCCCCGTATCGATGGTCGTGCGCTGGATACCGTGCGTAAAATTACCGTGCGCGTCGGCGTATTGCCACGTACTCACGGTTCTGCGCTGTTCACCCGTGGCGAAACACAGGCGTTGGTTGTGACCACACTGGGTACAGAACGCGATGCACAGGTGATTGATGCGATTACCGGCGAATACAAAGACAACTTCCTGTTTAACTACAACTTCCCGCCGTACAGCGTCGGTGAAACCGGGCGTTTCGGTTCACCGAAGCGTCGTGAAATCGGTCATGGACGTTTGGCAAAACGTGGCGTGAAAGCGATGGTGCCAAGCACTGACGATTTCCCTTACACCATTCGTTGCGTGTCTGAAATCACGGAATCCAACGGTTCTAGCTCAATGGCGAGCGTGTGCGGCAGTTCCTTGGCGATGATGGACGCGGGCGTGCCGTTGAAAGCGCCAGTCGCGGGTATCGCAATGGGTTTGATCAAAGAAGGTGAGCGTTTTGCGGTATTGTCCGACATCCTCGGCGACGAAGATCACCTCGGCGATATGGACTTTAAAGTAGCCGGTTCTGCTGATGGTATCACCGCGCTGCAAATGGACATCAAGATCACCGGCATTACCAAAGAAATCATGCAGCAAGCGTTGGTGCAAGCCAAAGCAGGCCGTTTGTACATCTTGGGTGAAATGGCGAAAGGTCTTGAAGCGCCGCGTGATGAAGTGTCCGAATACGCCCCACGTTACGTCACCATGAAAATCAACCCGGACAAAATCCGCGAAGTCATCGGTAAAGGCGGCGAAACCATCCGTGGTATCACCGCTGCGACTGGCGCAAGTGTTGACATCAATGACGAAGGTTTCATCAAAATTGCGGCAATTGACGCCAAAGCTGCTTATGAAGCTCGCAGCATGATCGAAGCGATTACTGCCGAAGTGGAATTGAACAAGGTTTACACCGGTAAAGTCGTGCGTCTGATGGACTTCGGTGCATTTGTCACTATCTTGCCGGGCAAAGACGGTTTGCTGCATATTTCACAAATCAGCGACGAGCGCGTTGAGCGCGTGACCGATTTCGTCAACGAAGGCGATGTGGTTAAAGTCAAAGTCATCGAAATCGACCGCCAAGGTCGGATGCGTTTGAGCATGAAAGCAGTGGGCGAAGGCGAGTAA
- the rpsO gene encoding 30S ribosomal protein S15 gives MSLSAEIKAGVVAQYRQSDTDTGSPEVQVALLTARIQHLTDHFATHKHDHHSRRGLLAMVSQRRKMLDYLKRKDLARYQALISSLGLRR, from the coding sequence ATGTCTCTGAGTGCAGAAATTAAGGCCGGTGTTGTTGCACAATACCGCCAATCAGACACAGATACCGGGTCCCCGGAAGTGCAAGTTGCGTTGTTAACAGCGCGTATTCAGCATCTGACGGACCATTTTGCAACCCACAAGCATGACCACCATTCCCGTCGCGGGTTGTTGGCAATGGTAAGTCAGCGTCGTAAGATGTTGGATTACTTGAAGCGTAAAGATCTGGCGCGTTATCAAGCGCTGATTTCCAGCTTGGGTCTGCGCCGCTAA
- a CDS encoding GNAT family N-acetyltransferase: protein MMRVQHYHYGIPIQKYYFAHTTKPRWRDVLLPTAYMDCYAADKPALFYTENRHTLLTDLTADETAIFQNFPKDTRNQIRRCEQEQCFNLNRDTALADFIPLYNAFATARGLSLFTDQDARAIGKENYCIFSVEHEGRPVICHFYLLSPPQQGVTNLLISASSQAYNHDPDMRRAMGFANRCLHWQGMRHFKAAGFHTYDWGGYAVDTTDPVMQGINRFKRTFNGQLTPIYNYYSPFYAFIEKLRNTLRKSRS, encoded by the coding sequence ATGATGCGTGTTCAACATTATCATTATGGTATTCCTATCCAAAAATACTATTTTGCCCATACCACCAAACCCCGTTGGCGTGATGTATTGCTGCCCACTGCCTACATGGATTGTTATGCGGCAGACAAGCCAGCGTTATTTTACACCGAGAATCGGCATACCTTGCTGACTGATTTAACGGCGGATGAAACGGCAATTTTTCAAAACTTCCCCAAAGATACCCGTAATCAAATTCGGCGGTGCGAACAGGAACAGTGTTTTAACCTTAATCGCGATACCGCCTTGGCAGATTTTATTCCGCTTTATAATGCGTTTGCCACCGCACGCGGTTTGTCTTTATTTACTGATCAAGATGCTCGCGCCATTGGCAAGGAAAATTACTGTATTTTTAGCGTTGAGCACGAAGGTCGCCCCGTGATTTGCCATTTTTACCTGCTCTCTCCGCCACAACAAGGCGTGACGAATTTGCTGATTTCAGCCAGTTCACAGGCGTACAACCATGACCCGGATATGCGCCGTGCCATGGGGTTTGCCAATCGCTGCCTGCATTGGCAAGGAATGCGGCATTTCAAAGCGGCGGGATTCCACACTTACGATTGGGGCGGTTATGCCGTGGATACTACCGATCCGGTGATGCAAGGCATTAACCGCTTCAAACGTACTTTCAATGGGCAACTCACGCCAATTTACAATTACTACTCACCTTTTTACGCTTTTATTGAAAAGCTACGCAACACCCTGCGAAAATCACGGTCTTAG
- a CDS encoding c-type cytochrome yields MNMFTKILAITAMSIAAISTVTADEQKSPEEAAIDYRQAGFSMIKHHFGPMGAMVKGEKEFNAEEFAKNAEAVAALSKFPINGFIPGSDMGETEAKDNIWANMDDFKKKMETFQVEAASLAEIAKGGDMAAIKPQFGKVGESCKACHKEYKKD; encoded by the coding sequence ATGAATATGTTTACCAAAATCCTAGCTATCACCGCCATGAGCATTGCCGCCATTTCCACCGTCACGGCTGATGAGCAAAAATCACCGGAAGAAGCGGCGATTGATTACCGCCAAGCCGGTTTCAGCATGATCAAGCACCATTTCGGCCCGATGGGTGCGATGGTTAAAGGTGAAAAAGAGTTCAATGCGGAAGAGTTTGCAAAAAATGCGGAAGCGGTAGCCGCATTGAGCAAATTCCCCATCAATGGCTTCATCCCTGGCAGCGACATGGGCGAAACCGAAGCCAAAGACAATATCTGGGCGAACATGGATGATTTCAAAAAGAAAATGGAAACCTTCCAAGTAGAAGCAGCATCACTGGCTGAAATTGCTAAAGGTGGTGATATGGCGGCGATCAAGCCGCAATTCGGTAAAGTGGGTGAGTCTTGCAAGGCTTGCCATAAAGAATATAAGAAAGATTAA
- a CDS encoding YeeE/YedE family protein — translation MDYETLVAYLSTEEISAVIGAVVGLTFGIFAQQSRFCLRAACVEFWRGQTGKKFAIWLLAFGAAMLATQYLIGAGAIDTGQIRQLNNAGSMSGAIIGGLLFGGGMVLAGGCASRLLVLSATGNMRTMVAGLVVTIVAQASLTGGLSPLREEISSWWLVDGSSRSFAGWLPPYGGIMLGAAFLGIALWFAKRHEVSKWLSIAAMITGFSVALGWWLTSWQASNSFDIVQVQSVSFTGPSADTLMGLINQPYLSLSFNVGLVPGVFLGSLLAALVTREFKWQQFTQDSGFTRFFIGATLMGFGGMLAGGCAVGAGVTGGVILVITAWVALFSMWIGAGVMDWIVDRKADELKAAASRQSTDNIPDFAKAPDMVRMN, via the coding sequence ATGGATTATGAGACCTTAGTGGCGTATTTGAGTACGGAAGAAATCTCCGCTGTCATTGGAGCAGTGGTGGGGTTGACCTTCGGTATTTTTGCACAGCAAAGCCGTTTTTGTTTACGCGCCGCGTGCGTCGAATTTTGGCGCGGGCAAACGGGCAAAAAATTTGCGATTTGGCTACTCGCATTTGGTGCGGCGATGTTGGCTACTCAGTATTTGATTGGCGCTGGCGCGATTGATACCGGGCAGATTCGGCAGTTGAATAATGCGGGGTCTATGTCTGGCGCGATTATTGGCGGCTTGTTGTTTGGTGGCGGCATGGTGTTAGCGGGCGGTTGTGCCAGCCGTTTGCTGGTGTTATCCGCGACCGGCAATATGCGCACGATGGTGGCGGGGCTGGTGGTAACGATTGTGGCACAAGCGTCATTGACCGGCGGATTGTCTCCCCTGCGTGAAGAAATTTCTTCTTGGTGGTTGGTCGATGGCAGTTCGCGCAGTTTCGCCGGGTGGTTGCCGCCCTATGGTGGCATTATGTTGGGGGCAGCTTTCTTGGGAATCGCTCTATGGTTTGCTAAGCGTCACGAGGTGAGTAAGTGGTTGAGCATTGCGGCGATGATCACAGGCTTCTCTGTTGCGCTAGGGTGGTGGTTGACCAGTTGGCAGGCCAGCAATTCTTTTGACATTGTGCAAGTGCAAAGTGTGAGTTTCACCGGGCCTTCAGCCGATACCCTAATGGGATTGATCAATCAGCCTTACTTGTCATTGAGTTTCAATGTGGGTCTCGTGCCGGGCGTCTTCCTTGGTTCGTTGCTGGCGGCACTGGTGACTCGTGAATTCAAATGGCAGCAGTTTACGCAAGACAGCGGCTTTACCCGTTTTTTCATCGGTGCGACATTGATGGGATTTGGCGGGATGCTTGCCGGTGGTTGCGCGGTCGGCGCGGGTGTTACCGGCGGAGTCATTTTAGTCATCACCGCGTGGGTCGCGCTGTTTAGCATGTGGATTGGCGCGGGTGTTATGGATTGGATCGTCGACCGTAAAGCTGATGAACTCAAAGCAGCAGCCTCTCGGCAATCTACCGACAACATTCCCGACTTTGCTAAAGCCCCCGATATGGTACGGATGAACTGA
- a CDS encoding cytochrome b/b6 domain-containing protein gives MQTTPVKLWDLPTRLFHWTLVIGIGFSWFCAEIGGNWMVWHERSGIFLLALVLFRVVWGFIGSDTAQFRQFLTSPVQALAHLRDWRSRATAFHAGHNPLGAWMVVVLLLAVLAQAATGLFATDDIMTEGPLIALVSGSTAEWLTSIHHFSFNSILLLAGIHIAAVFFYRFYKRTNLVKAMVVGKADWPTQQPLPVTLVFKPAWLGVLVFAMIYAGVASGIAFLAQ, from the coding sequence ATGCAAACGACTCCGGTAAAGCTTTGGGATTTGCCGACCCGCCTGTTCCACTGGACTCTAGTGATCGGTATTGGTTTTTCGTGGTTTTGTGCGGAAATCGGCGGTAACTGGATGGTGTGGCACGAGCGCAGCGGTATTTTTCTGCTCGCGCTGGTACTGTTTCGGGTTGTCTGGGGCTTTATTGGGAGTGATACCGCCCAGTTTCGGCAATTTCTGACGTCGCCGGTGCAAGCGTTGGCGCATTTGCGTGATTGGCGGAGCAGAGCAACGGCGTTTCATGCCGGGCATAATCCGTTGGGGGCGTGGATGGTGGTGGTATTGTTGCTGGCAGTGTTGGCACAAGCGGCTACCGGTTTATTTGCTACCGACGATATTATGACCGAAGGGCCGTTGATCGCGCTGGTATCCGGTAGTACAGCGGAATGGCTGACGTCTATTCACCATTTTAGCTTTAATAGCATTCTGCTGTTGGCAGGTATTCATATCGCGGCGGTATTTTTCTACCGTTTTTATAAGCGGACTAATCTGGTTAAGGCAATGGTTGTGGGTAAAGCCGACTGGCCTACGCAACAGCCATTACCTGTCACATTGGTATTCAAGCCTGCTTGGTTGGGCGTATTGGTGTTTGCGATGATCTACGCGGGTGTTGCATCTGGGATTGCTTTTTTAGCACAGTGA
- the dapB gene encoding 4-hydroxy-tetrahydrodipicolinate reductase codes for MTRIAIVGAAGRMGKALIEACAQTDGLELTVATEQPASSLIGADAGEVAGIGKNGVIIAPTLDDAANDFDVLIDFTRPEPCLLHLNWCVAKGKKIVIGTTGFDDNGKAAIAKAAEQIAVVFAPNMSVGVNLCLKLLDMAARVLGDTVDIEIMEAHHRHKVDAPSGTALRMGEVVANALGRDLKECAVYGREGVTGERERQTIGFATVRAGDVVGDHTVLFADVGERVEITHKASSRMTFAKGAVRAAGWLDDKSSGLFDMQDVLGLK; via the coding sequence ATGACTAGGATTGCCATCGTAGGCGCGGCGGGGCGCATGGGCAAGGCGTTGATCGAAGCGTGTGCGCAAACCGACGGCTTGGAACTGACGGTTGCTACGGAACAACCTGCCAGTTCGCTGATTGGGGCGGATGCAGGCGAAGTCGCGGGCATTGGCAAAAATGGTGTGATCATTGCGCCAACGTTAGATGATGCGGCGAACGATTTCGATGTATTGATTGACTTTACGCGACCTGAGCCGTGCTTGCTGCATCTGAATTGGTGTGTTGCCAAAGGCAAAAAAATTGTCATTGGCACGACGGGTTTTGATGACAATGGCAAAGCCGCTATCGCCAAAGCTGCCGAGCAAATCGCGGTGGTGTTTGCGCCGAATATGAGTGTTGGCGTGAATTTATGCCTGAAGTTGCTGGATATGGCAGCACGAGTGCTGGGCGATACCGTCGACATTGAGATTATGGAAGCACATCATCGCCACAAGGTCGATGCGCCGTCCGGTACGGCATTGCGCATGGGCGAAGTGGTGGCGAATGCACTGGGGCGTGATCTGAAAGAATGCGCGGTTTATGGGCGCGAAGGCGTGACCGGCGAACGTGAGCGCCAAACCATTGGATTTGCCACGGTACGTGCTGGCGATGTGGTCGGTGATCACACGGTATTGTTTGCCGATGTGGGTGAACGGGTGGAAATTACCCATAAAGCGTCCAGCCGGATGACGTTCGCGAAAGGCGCAGTACGTGCTGCTGGTTGGCTTGATGACAAATCATCTGGCTTGTTTGATATGCAGGATGTATTAGGGCTGAAGTGA
- the dnaJ gene encoding molecular chaperone DnaJ produces MSKRDYYEVLGVQKNVSEDDLKKAFRRLAMKHHPDRNPDNAESEAKFKEAKEAYEVLNDPQKRAAYDQFGHAGVDQSSGFGGGGRGGAQGGFGDVFEDIFGDIFGGGRGGRGGGGANRAYRGSDLQYNLELTLEDAVFGTTTDIRVPSLQHCDTCNGSGAKAGTHPQTCPTCHGSGQVRIQQGFFAIQQTCPHCHGKGKIIADPCPDCHGQGRKEKQKTLSVRIPAGVDNGDRVRLAGEGEAGINGGPAGDLYVQVFVKPHDLFQREGDNLHCEVPIRFTTAAIGGEFEVPTLDGNRVSLKIPAETQTGKQFRLRNKGVKSVRSAAVGDLICRVVVETPVNLTKRQRELLEELDATFVHGGKKHSPQEHGWLDKAKGFVKDLFEGDK; encoded by the coding sequence ATGTCCAAGCGGGATTATTACGAAGTCCTTGGTGTACAAAAGAATGTCAGCGAAGATGACCTGAAAAAGGCATTCCGCCGTTTGGCGATGAAGCATCATCCCGACCGCAACCCTGACAATGCCGAATCAGAAGCCAAATTCAAAGAAGCCAAAGAAGCTTATGAAGTGCTGAATGACCCGCAAAAGCGTGCCGCGTATGATCAGTTCGGTCATGCGGGCGTGGATCAGTCCAGCGGTTTTGGCGGCGGCGGGCGCGGTGGTGCTCAAGGTGGTTTCGGCGATGTGTTTGAGGACATTTTCGGCGACATTTTTGGTGGCGGACGCGGCGGCAGAGGCGGTGGCGGCGCGAATCGTGCCTACCGTGGCAGCGACCTGCAATACAATCTCGAATTGACACTGGAAGATGCGGTATTCGGTACTACTACCGATATTCGTGTGCCTTCTTTGCAACATTGCGATACTTGTAACGGCAGTGGTGCAAAAGCGGGCACGCACCCGCAAACCTGCCCAACCTGCCATGGCAGTGGTCAGGTGCGGATTCAGCAAGGTTTCTTTGCTATCCAGCAGACTTGCCCGCATTGTCACGGCAAAGGCAAAATCATTGCCGACCCTTGCCCTGACTGCCACGGTCAAGGACGCAAAGAAAAGCAGAAAACCCTGTCAGTGCGTATTCCAGCAGGTGTGGACAATGGCGATCGGGTACGCTTAGCGGGCGAAGGCGAAGCCGGTATTAACGGTGGACCAGCGGGCGATTTGTACGTGCAAGTATTCGTCAAGCCACACGATTTATTCCAGCGCGAAGGCGACAATTTGCATTGTGAAGTGCCGATTCGCTTCACCACGGCTGCCATTGGTGGCGAGTTTGAAGTGCCAACATTGGACGGCAATCGCGTCAGTCTGAAGATTCCGGCTGAAACGCAAACCGGCAAACAGTTCCGCTTGCGCAACAAGGGCGTGAAATCGGTGCGCAGCGCTGCTGTCGGTGATTTGATTTGCCGTGTCGTGGTTGAAACGCCGGTGAATTTGACCAAACGGCAGCGTGAATTGTTGGAAGAATTGGATGCTACCTTTGTGCACGGCGGCAAAAAACACAGCCCGCAAGAACACGGCTGGTTGGACAAAGCCAAAGGTTTCGTCAAAGACTTGTTTGAAGGTGACAAATAA
- the dnaK gene encoding molecular chaperone DnaK, protein MGKIIGIDLGTTNSCVAVMDGDKPRVIENAEGDRTTPSIIAFMEDEVLVGQTAKRQAVTNPENTLYAIKRLIGRRFAEDAVQKDIKLVPYKIVKADNGDAWVDVRGKKMAPPEISARVLMKMKKTAEDYLGEPVTEAVITVPAYFNDSQRQATKDAGKIAGLEVKRIINEPTAAALAYGMDKSKGDSKIAVYDLGGGTFDVSIIEIADVDGEMQFEVLSTNGDTFLGGEDFDMRLIDYLADEFRKTSGIDLKGDALAMQRLKDAAEKAKIELSTSQQSDVNLPYITADATGPKHLNIKVSRAKLESLVDDLIERTMAPCKIALKDAGLSAAQINDVIMVGGQTRMPKVQEAVKNFFGKEPRKDVNPDEAVAVGAAIQGGVLGGGVKDILLLDVTPLSLGIETLGGVLTKLIPKNTTIPTKASQVFSTAEDNQTAVTVHVLQGEREMARDNKSLGRFDLQDIPPAPRGMPQVEVTFDIDANGILNVGAKDKSTGKQQTIVIKASSGLSDKEVEQMVKDAEAHAEEDRKQRELVDARNQADSMIHGTEKSLKEYGEKVDGASRANIESLISELRDAVKGDNKDVIERKSEALMEASGKLMQQMAGGADGGVEPGAGAQAGGKAGDDDIVDAEFEEVDGKK, encoded by the coding sequence ATGGGAAAGATTATCGGTATTGACTTGGGTACAACTAACTCTTGCGTGGCGGTCATGGATGGCGACAAGCCCCGTGTTATCGAAAACGCGGAGGGTGATCGCACCACCCCGTCGATTATTGCGTTCATGGAAGACGAAGTGCTGGTCGGTCAAACCGCCAAGCGCCAAGCCGTCACTAACCCTGAAAATACACTGTACGCCATCAAGCGTTTGATCGGTCGCCGTTTTGCAGAAGATGCAGTACAAAAAGACATCAAACTCGTGCCGTACAAAATCGTTAAAGCCGACAACGGTGATGCGTGGGTAGACGTGCGCGGCAAGAAAATGGCACCGCCAGAAATTTCTGCTCGCGTGCTGATGAAAATGAAAAAGACTGCCGAAGATTATCTCGGTGAGCCAGTCACTGAAGCGGTTATTACCGTTCCGGCTTATTTCAACGATTCACAACGTCAAGCGACCAAAGACGCGGGCAAAATTGCCGGTTTGGAAGTCAAGCGCATTATCAATGAGCCAACCGCTGCGGCGCTGGCTTACGGGATGGATAAGTCCAAAGGCGACAGCAAAATCGCGGTCTATGACTTGGGTGGTGGCACGTTTGACGTATCCATTATCGAAATTGCTGACGTTGATGGCGAAATGCAGTTTGAAGTGCTGTCTACCAACGGCGATACCTTCCTCGGTGGTGAAGACTTCGACATGCGCCTGATTGACTATCTGGCCGACGAATTCCGCAAAACCAGTGGCATTGACCTCAAAGGTGATGCACTGGCGATGCAACGTCTGAAAGACGCGGCAGAAAAAGCCAAGATTGAGCTGTCAACCAGCCAACAATCGGACGTGAACTTGCCGTATATTACTGCTGATGCGACGGGCCCGAAGCACTTGAACATCAAAGTGAGCCGCGCCAAGCTGGAATCACTGGTGGATGATTTGATCGAGCGCACCATGGCGCCGTGCAAAATTGCGCTGAAAGATGCCGGTTTGTCCGCCGCACAAATTAACGATGTCATCATGGTGGGCGGTCAAACCCGTATGCCGAAAGTCCAAGAAGCTGTGAAAAACTTCTTCGGCAAAGAGCCACGTAAAGACGTGAACCCTGACGAAGCGGTTGCGGTTGGTGCGGCGATTCAAGGTGGCGTATTGGGCGGCGGCGTTAAAGACATTCTGTTGTTGGACGTTACGCCACTGTCACTGGGTATTGAAACCCTTGGCGGCGTGTTGACCAAGCTGATTCCAAAGAACACCACGATTCCCACCAAGGCATCGCAAGTGTTCTCAACTGCCGAAGACAACCAAACCGCTGTGACCGTGCACGTATTGCAAGGTGAACGTGAAATGGCGCGTGACAATAAGTCACTGGGGCGTTTCGACCTGCAAGACATTCCACCTGCACCGCGTGGTATGCCACAAGTGGAAGTGACGTTTGACATCGACGCAAACGGGATCTTGAACGTTGGCGCGAAAGACAAGTCCACCGGCAAGCAGCAAACCATCGTCATCAAGGCTTCTTCCGGCTTGTCCGACAAAGAAGTGGAGCAAATGGTGAAGGACGCGGAAGCGCACGCGGAAGAAGACCGCAAGCAACGCGAACTGGTCGATGCCCGCAACCAAGCTGACAGCATGATTCACGGTACTGAAAAGTCACTGAAAGAGTACGGTGAAAAAGTCGATGGTGCATCGCGTGCTAACATCGAATCGTTGATCAGCGAATTGCGTGATGCGGTTAAAGGCGACAACAAAGATGTGATCGAGCGCAAGTCCGAAGCGTTGATGGAAGCGTCCGGCAAGCTGATGCAGCAAATGGCGGGCGGCGCAGACGGCGGCGTTGAACCGGGTGCAGGCGCACAAGCTGGCGGCAAAGCGGGCGACGATGACATCGTTGATGCTGAATTTGAAGAAGTCGATGGCAAGAAGTAA
- the grpE gene encoding nucleotide exchange factor GrpE: protein MNDPKDNLQDAATNDADDAVMDVMDIEPLDTDTLQTELDKAKAEAADNYEQLLRAQAELANQRRRSEKQIEDAHKYAAQKFLESIIPVIDSLEMGMQAQGDIEQIREGMALTLKQFETVMEKFNITAVGKPGDIFNPEHHQAMSMQPHPEFDNNTLSLVMQKGYLLNGRVVRPAMVMVSKK, encoded by the coding sequence ATGAACGATCCCAAAGACAACCTGCAAGACGCAGCGACAAACGATGCAGATGACGCTGTGATGGACGTGATGGACATTGAGCCATTAGACACCGATACCTTGCAAACCGAACTCGATAAAGCCAAAGCCGAAGCCGCCGATAACTACGAACAATTGCTGCGGGCGCAAGCGGAATTGGCGAATCAACGCCGCCGTTCGGAAAAACAAATTGAAGACGCGCACAAATACGCTGCCCAAAAATTCCTCGAATCCATCATTCCAGTGATCGACAGTCTGGAAATGGGAATGCAGGCTCAAGGTGACATTGAGCAAATCCGTGAAGGGATGGCGCTCACCCTCAAGCAGTTTGAAACCGTCATGGAAAAATTCAATATTACGGCGGTTGGTAAGCCCGGTGATATTTTCAACCCTGAACACCACCAAGCCATGTCGATGCAGCCACACCCTGAGTTCGACAACAATACCTTGTCGTTGGTCATGCAAAAAGGTTACTTGCTAAACGGTCGCGTGGTACGCCCTGCGATGGTCATGGTTAGTAAAAAGTAA
- the trxA gene encoding thioredoxin — protein sequence MAANATSPYIFEATAQNFQQIMDSSFQVPILVDFWADWCQPCKTLMPILAKLANEYQGGFILVKVNSDQQQQLAAQFGVRNLPTVKVIKDGRIVDEFTGVQPESEIRKLIDRHRTRKTEPYRQQALEMYNNGDLPGATQLMEQVVQHEPDFYEAVVELAGMLIQQERADEAEVLLQGIPPDAIDNQILSQLLADVKRAKLQAQVVGVDTSALEQRLAENPDDLATMLELAKIRVAMDEVEAGLELYFAVHKKDSKFENGAGKQGLFNTFELIGSGNPLVKKYRNKLFALLY from the coding sequence ATGGCAGCAAATGCAACTTCCCCGTATATTTTTGAAGCGACCGCGCAGAATTTCCAACAGATCATGGACAGTTCGTTCCAAGTGCCGATTTTGGTGGATTTTTGGGCGGATTGGTGTCAACCCTGCAAAACGCTGATGCCGATTTTGGCGAAATTGGCAAACGAATACCAAGGCGGTTTCATTCTGGTGAAGGTCAATAGCGACCAACAGCAGCAACTCGCCGCGCAATTCGGGGTGCGCAACTTGCCGACCGTCAAGGTCATCAAGGATGGCAGGATCGTGGATGAATTCACGGGGGTACAGCCAGAGTCTGAAATTCGCAAACTCATCGACCGCCACCGCACCCGCAAAACCGAGCCGTACCGCCAACAGGCGCTGGAAATGTACAATAACGGTGATTTGCCGGGCGCAACCCAGTTGATGGAACAAGTGGTGCAACACGAGCCAGATTTCTACGAAGCCGTGGTGGAACTGGCTGGCATGTTAATTCAGCAAGAACGTGCCGATGAAGCCGAAGTGTTGTTGCAAGGCATTCCGCCGGATGCCATCGACAACCAAATCCTCAGCCAACTGTTGGCGGATGTAAAACGTGCCAAATTGCAGGCGCAAGTGGTCGGTGTGGATACGTCAGCACTTGAACAGCGTTTAGCGGAAAATCCTGACGATCTTGCCACCATGCTGGAACTTGCCAAAATCCGTGTGGCGATGGATGAGGTCGAAGCGGGTTTGGAGCTGTATTTTGCTGTCCACAAAAAAGACAGTAAATTCGAGAATGGTGCGGGCAAGCAAGGGCTGTTCAATACGTTTGAATTGATCGGTTCGGGCAATCCGCTGGTGAAAAAGTATCGCAATAAATTGTTTGCGTTGCTTTATTGA